The DNA window AACTAtgttatatttcattttggtgACTGcactttaattgtttttttattttgattactaAACGTTAAAATTATTTCAACAGAGATTTTTAGGCCAAAATGATGACGTATCAGCCAGATTTTACCACTtgagaattattttttatttgtattttcatGAAAATTATCATTTATACATGATTTCAATAATTAGTTATTTTGCTAAATtatgaaaaaagaagaagtaaAGTTCGGCTGATagttaaattttagtaattaaattgaaaaaaaaaattagttatcaaattgaaaaaatattgaaatttaataatcaaaaataaaaaaatactaaaatttggTCATTAAATTGATACATCATGATAGCTAGTCTGTGTATCCCCAGTGTCTATTACCTCAAAAACGCTAAAGATGGTATTTTAtataggcttaatttcttaaaaaaatcccaccttgcatttttttctcgtttataccctgaccttgtaaaaacaccatttgtacccaattttgagtttttatgtttcatctctacccaaaagcattaaattgtactcttttcatttgaaaaaaaaagtttaaaacaatcctttatttttaacttatatacgaattagatattaatgttattaatagtacaaaaataccatctttttaataatttttttaaaaaatattttgattttttttttaatttttttaaaaatatttccgaaaaaaaaattaaaaataataataatttttttaatttttttattattttatcaaattaaaaaaattaattaattatttggatgtatttgattattttttaagtttaaggatttatttgtatactttaaaatagaaaaaagtatgttttaaactcttttccaaatgaaaaaagtacaatttgatgtttttggatagagatgaaacataaaaactcaaaattgggtacaaatggtgtttttacaagatcagggtataaatgaagaaaaaatataaggtggagtttttttaaggaattaagccttttatATACAAATAACTCTATGTTATATTTAATAAGATTATCTATATTTACTTCGTCTTTTGGAAGTAGAGTTTATTTTGTTCACCTTTCACTTTAAGATGAATTACTATCACTTTCTTCCAACAGTAAACTTAACACAATAAGTTCAAAATAACTCTAAAACAAGCTCAtattaattaatactaattacgtatattaggttaaattaacatatttttCCGCAAATATGTTTCATTTACTAAGTGCTTGTTTGGTTCAACTGTTTCTTGTAACGGGTGGCTGTTAGCTGTTGCTGTTGTTAGCTGTTGTCTGGTAGCTGATAGCTGATATACTAtaagtgtttggtgagatttaatTAGCTGTAGCTGTTTATATACAAAATGATCGTAAAGGgcataacttttatttttgtttattaaattataaatatattatatcacatattatttaatgaaaatattaataattattttttttataagcagcagtatttaatttaaatttatttaataatattttaaaaaaaattaaattatagttgctttaatataaataaaataattttttataatttataaatggttagagtatttaaaaataatttaaataattttatatattaaaaaaataatatattctaatagggataattttgtctaaataactaaaaatactTAAACAGCTATCAGCTGTTGGTAAAAACCTCCAAAATGGAGCTTTTCAAACAACAATTGTTGGAGGTTAAAAAAGCTCTGAAAAGCTCTAGAAAATTCTCACCAAACATTTTGATGGAggtttttgaaaagtaaaagttAGAAACTTCTCCAAAAAGTTGAACCAAACACCCCCAAAATATATTACTATcttctaaatatttttaatttgatccatcatcttttttatcttttttttatatatatatatatatatatatatatatatatatacatgacTTGTATGGAGTAGACGTGCCGCAATATTGTATgtttatatgtaaaatatataaCCCACTTGGTGTATGCAACATTCTATCATATCAGCTTCAAATAAGCCGTGAGTGTATTTGATGAAGATCGAAAAAAGATGGACTAGACTTATTTCacttattttaaaacaaattctgGCCTGACCCCTATAGGAGAACAATGAAGCGCAAGTGTCGTATGTGATTGCTGATATAACAAATGGGTGGGCACTAGAAGTAGCCAAGAAGATGTGTATCAAAACTGCCGCATTTGCACCTTTTGGAATCGGAACTTTGGCACTGGGACTGCATGCTCCTAAGCTTATTGAGGCTGGAATCATAGATATTCATGGTATTAATATTGAAAATTCTTAATTTAGCTCATTTAATTATGTACCATTATAAACTTTTCAATGATATCATTTAATTCATAGTGTATGTATAGTGAATTGGATATATCTATTAATTCctcatttttatttgataaaatactTGGAATTCGTCGCAGGGCTTCCAATCCGAGAAGAGACGGTTTCTCTATCTAAAGAAATGCCTTCTTGGAATATAAATGAACTCTCATGGAGCTGCAAAGGCGATTTAGAAGttcaaaaatttatatacaATAGTTTCGTCAAAAATCTTGCAGAAAATGTTAGAAATTCTGATTCCATAATTGTGAATTCCTTTTATGAACTCGAACCATCAGCCTATCACTTGGTTCCAAAGATCTTACCCGTCGGTCCACTGCTAGAAAATTCTCATTCGGGACCTATCGCGGGAAACTTATGGTCAGAGGATTCAACTTGCTTAAGCTGGCTCGATCAACAACCAAATGGATCGGTCATCTATGCTGCATTCGGAAGCACAACAGTTTGCAATCAGCACCAATTTAATGAACTGGTACATGCTTTCGAAATCATAGGCCGCCCATTTTTATGGGTTGTTAGATCAGATTTCACAACCGATAATGGATCGAATGAAAAACTTCACGATAGTAACATTTTGGAGAGAGTTCAAAATTATGGGAAAATAGTTAAATGGGTACCTCAGGAGAAGGTATTGGCTCATCCTTCGATTGCGTGTTTCTTTTCGCATTGCGGATGGAACTCGGTTATAGAAGGTGTGAGCATGGGGGTGCCATTTTTATGCTGGCCTTACGTAGGGGAACATATCCATTACAAGAATTATATTTGTGAAACTTGGAAAGTTGGTTTAGAAGTGAACACAAATGAAAATGGGATTGTAACTAGGCATGAGATTAAGAGCAAGATAGAGAAATTGGTATCTGATAATGATATAAAAATCAATTCTCTAAAACTTAAAGAAATGGCTACAAAGAGTGTTGGTGAAGGTGGTACTTCTTACAAAAATCTTTTGAGCCTTGTTGATCAAATGAAGCATTaggttatttcttttatttatatgaaaaatatgtaatctctaaaataaagaga is part of the Mercurialis annua linkage group LG3, ddMerAnnu1.2, whole genome shotgun sequence genome and encodes:
- the LOC126671099 gene encoding UDP-glycosyltransferase 83A1-like, with product MDCRSKPHAILVPLALQGHVGPLMKLAYKLASHGIKVTFVNTQSIHMQITSAMSQEMKDQCPINLAAIPDILEPGGGEQDMSKLMEDGPKYMRVHLQNLIQNINQENNEAQVSYVIADITNGWALEVAKKMCIKTAAFAPFGIGTLALGLHAPKLIEAGIIDIHGLPIREETVSLSKEMPSWNINELSWSCKGDLEVQKFIYNSFVKNLAENVRNSDSIIVNSFYELEPSAYHLVPKILPVGPLLENSHSGPIAGNLWSEDSTCLSWLDQQPNGSVIYAAFGSTTVCNQHQFNELVHAFEIIGRPFLWVVRSDFTTDNGSNEKLHDSNILERVQNYGKIVKWVPQEKVLAHPSIACFFSHCGWNSVIEGVSMGVPFLCWPYVGEHIHYKNYICETWKVGLEVNTNENGIVTRHEIKSKIEKLVSDNDIKINSLKLKEMATKSVGEGGTSYKNLLSLVDQMKH